The DNA segment GGCGAGCGCGGCCTTCGCGCCCGCGTCCCGCTGCTCCCGCCAGTTCGCGATCAGCGACGAGTACAAACCCTCCCGGCGCAGCAGGGCTCCCTTGCCCTTCTTGTCGAGTGTCTCGTACTCGGCGAGGATCCTCGCCTTGTACTCCGCGGAATACCGGCGCGGACCGGCTGAACGGGGCTCTACCTGCGGATCAGGGGTCCCGTGGTCGTTGATGCCGGCCACTTGGGCACTACTCCTTCTCCACCCTCAATACATCGAATCATCCAGTATGCCTGACCCGCCCAAGAATGACAGAGAGGGCAGTCACCCCGTTCCTGCCCCGGCGCGAACGATAAGGAAGCCACGCCTTCCAGTGCACAGCGTTCCATTCCGGCTTGACCTGAGCAGGGCTCGGACCGCGCGTGAGGGCAGGGCACGCGCGTGCCCTGCCCTCACGTCGTCGAACGTCAGGAAACGGGGAACCAGGCCGCCAAGCGCTTCGCGATGACCGGTACATCGATGTTGTCCTGCGCAACGTCCTCGACGAATGGGCCGGCAATGGAGACAGGCGGTGGGGCGGTGCTGGCACTGACGCCGTTGAACCGCAGGAAGACGCGCATGGCAAGCCAAGCGGTGCGCTTGTTGCCGTCGATCAGCGCGTGATTGCGGGCGACGGAGTGCAGCAGTGCTGCAGCCTTCTCGTGCAGCGTGGGATACAGCTCGGTTCCGAACACGTTCGTCCGGGGTCGTTCGATCGCTGACACCAAAGGCCCATGTCACGCACGCTGTGCTCCGTACCATTGACCGTACGGGCGATGGCCAGGATTTCGTCGAGCTGGATGTAGCGCACGTCGGTCACTTCAGGTAGTCCAGGATCTCCGTATCACTGTCCATGAGCTCGACCAGAACGTCATCGACCTTCAGCTCGGCCCGGTCCTGGGCGTCACGGATGGCCTCGATGGCGAGTTCCTGCTTGCTGCGGCCCTCTCGGCGAGCCCGCTCGGTGAGCTTCGCGTCAAGGTCGTCGGGGAGTCGGAGTGTCATCGCCATACACCCATGATACCAGTCCGGTATCAACGGTGCTCTTGGTGGGGATCCCATCCGAAGCGGCGTGACGCAGGGCCTTAGTGGTCTGCGTCGTAAGTCCTTCGGGGGTTGATCATGCGGCTGGGGCGGCGGAGGATTCTGCCTGGTGATCGGCGGTGTGCCGGTCGAGCCTGGCCAGTAGATCGTCCAGGTCGGAGGTGGTGAACTTCCACTGGAACGGCTGTGCCGTGGTGTTGTAGCGGTCTTCGAATGCTCGGAGCCTGTCCTCGACCTCGTTGAGGTCGGTGAAATCGTTGGGTGTCACGACCTTGCGCTGCACGACGGAGAAGTAGATCTCCACCTGGTTCAGCCAGGAGGCGTGGACCGGGGTGTGGACGAGGACCGCGTTCGGGTAGGCGACTCTCAGCCGGTCGTTGAGGTGCCCCGGAGTTTCCGGACAGGGACCCAATAGGGTTGTTGGGTCTTCGAATTTAGTCGGGGAGGGCCGCCCGTGACCTGTACCGCCGGTTGCCGAGAGTGACCGTCGTGGGTGCGTGAGGGGTGAACGCAGACCGCCCGCGCTGCTTGTGGATCATGACTGGTGTCTAGACAGCCGATCTTCAAACAGACACGGGCGGCATGGGCCACGATACCGGCGCGACGGCGCTGTTCGATCTGGAGGGGTCGCGGTGGCCGAGGTCGTCCGCGACGAGGACGGGATACGTACGGTGCGTCTGGTGACCACGGCCCCGGCGGCGCGGGCCTGCCCGGCGTGCGGGACCTTCGCCACCCGGGTCAAGGAACGGGCCGTGACGCGGCCTCGTGACCTCGCCCATGGCGGTGGCGCGGTACGGATCCGCTGGCACAAACGGCGCTGGCAGTGTCGTGAAGATGCCTGTGAGCGGGGCTCGTTCACCGAACAGATTCCCCAGATACCCGCACGGATGCGGCTCACCGAGCGGCTGCGGACCGCGTGCGGGCAGGCCGTGGCCGACGGCGGACGCACCGTGGTGCAGACCGGCCGCGACCTGGGGCCGTCCTGGCCGGTCGTCATGCGCGCCACCCGCACCTACGCCGAGCGCCACCTGCCCGCCGCACTGCCGACGACCGAGGCGATCGGGATCGACGAGACGAGGCGGGGCAAGCCGGTATGGAAGCAGAACCCGGACACGGAGAAGTGGGAGCTGGTCGCGGATGCCTGGCACATCGGCTTCGTCGACGCGATCGGCGGACGCGGCCTGTTCGGCCAGGTCGAGGGCCGCAACGCGGACTCGGTCGCCGACTGGCTCAGCGCCCAGCCCGCCGCCTGGCGCGAACACGTGCGCTACGTCGCCATCGACCTGTGCGCCACCTTCCGCGCCGCAATCCACCGCGCCCTGCCCCACGCCACCGTCGTCATCGACTGCTTCCACATCGTGCAACTCGCCCAGCGCCACCTCGCCGACCTGCGCCGACGCCTCACCTGGAAACAGCACGGCCGCCGGGCCCGCAAGGGAGACAGCGTCTACACCGTCCGCAAACTCCTGCGCCGCAACAAGGAAGACCTCACCGGAGAACAACTCGCCCTGCTCAAGGTCGAGTTGGAGTACATGGGCACCTACGGCCGTCAGATCTACGCGGCCTGGCAGGCCAAGGAACTCCTGCGTGACCTCCTCGGCCTGGCCGTCCACCGCACCCACGTCACCCCCGACCGCTCCGCGATCTCCGCAGCCCGCCACCGCTTCAACGCCCACGTCGCCGACCACGCCCACCTGCCCGAACTCGTCACCCTCGCCGAAACCGTCGATCAGTGGTGGAACGGCATCGAGGCATACGTCCTGACCGGGATCACGAACGCCGCCAGCGAGGGCAACAACCGCGTCATCAAGCTCGACGCGCGATGCGCCTTCGGCTATCGCAACCGCGCCAACCAACGCCTACGGTCACTCTGCGCGACCACGAGACGAGCCCGCCGCGAGGGGGTCCCCGACTAACTTCGAAGGGTGTGGCTCCTTTGGAGGGACAGGCTGAGCTGGGCATTTGCCGGTTGGGCTCGACTGCCGGTCGTGGAGATCCTTTCGGAACCAGCAGGTCACGCCCGCGCGTCGCATCAAGATCGACAGCGCGGAGGGTGCCGGTCACCGCGTGACCC comes from the Streptomyces sp. KMM 9044 genome and includes:
- a CDS encoding transposase, with amino-acid sequence MAGINDHGTPDPQVEPRSAGPRRYSAEYKARILAEYETLDKKGKGALLRREGLYSSLIANWREQRDAGAKAALAAPAGRPKADPRDKEIVRLEAKVARLENELGKAQTVIEVQSRLSALLDQFATGGATSTGETK
- a CDS encoding ribbon-helix-helix protein, CopG family — encoded protein: MAMTLRLPDDLDAKLTERARREGRSKQELAIEAIRDAQDRAELKVDDVLVELMDSDTEILDYLK
- a CDS encoding ISL3 family transposase; this translates as MAEVVRDEDGIRTVRLVTTAPAARACPACGTFATRVKERAVTRPRDLAHGGGAVRIRWHKRRWQCREDACERGSFTEQIPQIPARMRLTERLRTACGQAVADGGRTVVQTGRDLGPSWPVVMRATRTYAERHLPAALPTTEAIGIDETRRGKPVWKQNPDTEKWELVADAWHIGFVDAIGGRGLFGQVEGRNADSVADWLSAQPAAWREHVRYVAIDLCATFRAAIHRALPHATVVIDCFHIVQLAQRHLADLRRRLTWKQHGRRARKGDSVYTVRKLLRRNKEDLTGEQLALLKVELEYMGTYGRQIYAAWQAKELLRDLLGLAVHRTHVTPDRSAISAARHRFNAHVADHAHLPELVTLAETVDQWWNGIEAYVLTGITNAASEGNNRVIKLDARCAFGYRNRANQRLRSLCATTRRARREGVPD